A single window of Mycolicibacterium madagascariense DNA harbors:
- a CDS encoding low temperature requirement protein A, which translates to MTGDDENTGDTSGSTSEGNLELFFDLVFTFAMSQVTHLMVNDLTPRGFGRAALALLAVWWAWVGYTWLINTFDTTNVGHEAAVIAAMAAMLVAATALPTAFSSGALVFAIALLAVRLIHVAKFLAHSSRDDADLRRSIRRIAPAFVLAPACIVAAAFVASPGRELLWVAAAVIDYGAPAVVGLGGFRVSPSYFVSRHGSIIIIALGEAIVELGYGATDLHQFDVIVALVLGVAMNATFWWTYFGLSSGAQQRLEQTTGTERAHLARDAYSYLHLPLVAAIMSFAVGAHAAVAHPTTALPLLPAVALAGGTALFYLGDVAYRWRDHRQIPTDRLAAGLAAAATLPALLHVPGVAALAVLTAIGVVRLAWELWQRPRIGTGVAGHAR; encoded by the coding sequence GTGACCGGCGACGACGAGAACACCGGTGACACTTCGGGTTCGACGTCGGAGGGCAACCTCGAACTCTTCTTCGATCTGGTGTTCACGTTCGCGATGTCGCAGGTCACCCACCTGATGGTGAACGATCTGACGCCGCGGGGATTCGGGCGTGCAGCCCTGGCCCTGCTGGCGGTGTGGTGGGCCTGGGTCGGCTACACCTGGCTGATCAACACCTTCGACACGACGAATGTCGGGCACGAAGCGGCCGTCATCGCGGCGATGGCGGCGATGCTGGTCGCCGCCACGGCGTTGCCCACGGCATTCTCGTCCGGAGCCTTGGTCTTTGCGATCGCCCTGCTGGCGGTCCGGTTGATCCACGTCGCCAAGTTCCTCGCCCACTCGTCGCGCGACGACGCCGACCTTCGGCGCAGCATCAGACGCATAGCGCCGGCGTTCGTCCTGGCACCCGCATGCATCGTGGCCGCCGCCTTCGTCGCATCGCCGGGACGCGAATTACTGTGGGTGGCCGCAGCGGTCATCGACTACGGCGCGCCGGCCGTCGTGGGCCTCGGTGGATTCCGCGTCTCACCCTCGTACTTCGTCTCCCGGCACGGCTCGATCATCATCATCGCACTCGGTGAGGCCATCGTCGAATTAGGTTACGGCGCAACCGATCTGCACCAGTTCGACGTCATCGTCGCGCTGGTCCTGGGGGTGGCGATGAACGCGACGTTCTGGTGGACGTACTTCGGCTTGAGCAGCGGAGCGCAGCAGCGGTTGGAGCAGACCACGGGTACCGAGCGCGCCCACCTCGCCCGCGACGCCTATAGCTACCTGCACCTACCACTGGTCGCGGCCATCATGTCGTTCGCCGTCGGCGCTCACGCCGCCGTCGCGCACCCCACCACCGCGCTGCCTTTGCTGCCGGCCGTCGCGCTCGCCGGTGGCACGGCGCTGTTCTACCTCGGCGACGTCGCCTATCGATGGCGCGACCACCGGCAAATCCCTACCGATCGCCTGGCCGCCGGGCTCGCCGCCGCGGCGACCCTGCCGGCCCTGCTGCACGTACCCGGCGTCGCGGCCCTCGCCGTACTCACCGCCATCGGGGTCGTCCGCCTCGCGTGGGAGTTGTGGCAACGTCCGCGCATCGGTACGGGAGTGGCCGGGCACGCACGCTGA
- a CDS encoding NADPH:quinone reductase, translated as MKAITYSRTGDSSVLRVTERDVAEPGAGEVRVRIALSGVNPTDWKRRAGSGAGQELEFPEVVPNQDGAGVVDAIGPDVTALAVGDRVWVFMAQHQRPGGTAQEYVVLPATNVVPLPDGVGFEVGASLGVPAMTAHRALTVAEDWPARLAPGSLDGATVLVAGGAGAVGHAAIQLARWAGARVITTVSGPDKGALATAAGAHHVVNYTAGDAAAAIRDVAPDGVDIVVEVAPAQNAALDAAVANNRASIAIYANNGGDRVELDIRPNMMVNARFQFLILYTVGAEALRHASEDITAAAAAGALEVGEDAGLPLHFFDLEDTAAAHDAVQSGVTGKVLIRVGE; from the coding sequence GTGAAGGCGATCACCTACTCCCGTACGGGCGACAGCTCCGTCCTGCGAGTGACCGAACGCGACGTCGCCGAACCGGGTGCCGGTGAGGTGCGGGTCCGCATCGCGCTCTCCGGGGTCAACCCGACCGACTGGAAGCGTCGTGCCGGTAGTGGTGCCGGCCAGGAACTGGAATTTCCCGAAGTCGTGCCCAACCAGGACGGCGCGGGTGTCGTCGACGCGATCGGTCCGGACGTCACCGCACTCGCCGTCGGCGACCGGGTGTGGGTGTTCATGGCCCAGCATCAGCGTCCGGGTGGCACCGCCCAGGAGTACGTGGTCCTCCCGGCCACCAACGTCGTGCCGCTGCCCGACGGCGTCGGCTTCGAGGTTGGCGCCAGCCTCGGGGTGCCCGCGATGACCGCCCACCGCGCGCTGACCGTCGCCGAGGACTGGCCGGCACGGTTGGCCCCCGGCTCCCTCGACGGGGCGACGGTCCTGGTCGCCGGCGGCGCCGGAGCCGTCGGCCACGCCGCGATCCAGCTCGCCCGCTGGGCGGGAGCCCGAGTGATCACCACCGTCAGCGGACCCGACAAGGGTGCGTTGGCTACCGCCGCCGGCGCGCACCACGTCGTCAACTACACGGCCGGGGACGCCGCCGCGGCCATCCGTGACGTCGCCCCGGACGGAGTCGACATCGTCGTCGAAGTCGCGCCCGCGCAGAACGCCGCGCTCGACGCCGCCGTCGCGAACAACCGGGCGTCGATCGCGATCTACGCCAACAACGGCGGCGACCGCGTCGAACTCGACATCCGGCCGAACATGATGGTCAACGCGCGCTTCCAGTTCTTGATCCTGTACACCGTCGGCGCCGAAGCGCTGCGCCACGCCAGCGAGGACATCACCGCCGCGGCGGCCGCCGGTGCCCTGGAGGTCGGCGAGGACGCCGGTTTGCCGTTGCACTTCTTCGATCTGGAGGACACCGCGGCCGCGCACGACGCGGTCCAATCCGGAGTGACGGGCAAGGTCCTCATCCGGGTCGGCGAGTAA
- a CDS encoding ArsR/SmtB family transcription factor has product MLDAMDGADARARDRGVSAPSDVDTAAWSQRFDLLSDPTRLEILLVLHRVPGINVGDLATAVGRSENAVSQALRVLRRLDWVHSTRVGRSVSYRLQDAVAHDLLHWIGAKRSAGRRP; this is encoded by the coding sequence ATGCTGGACGCCATGGACGGGGCCGATGCGCGCGCACGCGACCGTGGGGTGTCGGCGCCGTCCGACGTCGACACGGCGGCCTGGTCGCAGCGCTTCGACCTGCTGTCCGATCCCACGCGGCTGGAGATCCTGCTCGTCCTGCATCGCGTCCCCGGCATCAACGTGGGGGACCTCGCGACGGCGGTGGGCAGGTCGGAGAACGCTGTCTCACAAGCCCTTCGGGTGCTGCGCCGACTCGACTGGGTGCACTCGACCCGGGTCGGTCGCAGTGTGAGCTATCGGCTCCAGGACGCCGTCGCGCACGACCTGCTCCATTGGATCGGCGCCAAGCGGAGTGCGGGCAGGCGTCCCTGA
- a CDS encoding NADH-ubiquinone oxidoreductase-F iron-sulfur binding region domain-containing protein, with protein sequence MPTPDTLLPPHRVDYPGYLDQDGYLALHYAAADRDRAQRALLATPLTGLGGAHFPFARKVESALATAGPRVVVCNAAEDEPGSRKDRALLLGNPHVVLEGVLIAAITLDARDVVLYVSDTAQEECDSITRAVDEVRQRFPFVAVRIVRADPRYVSGEATAAVDAINGGDGRPTGQPPFPTESGVAGLPTLVANCETLANLPRIVRAAWDERPATWTRLATVSGDVTAPGVFEIDPGTDTFNDLFARAGGLTGSGHLKAFQPGGPSTRFLPADSADIPIADTAIRAAGSQPGCLAVRVLATDTCIVEICEEITGFFSREQCGQCPPCRMKTQTYHRTLQQVLRQKGPDDLLGRLGVVDEFVADMPRKCSLIDMPTPPVESARSLFPEDFSSHTEYGTCAHAEPLISSQIGAPHHGQ encoded by the coding sequence ATGCCGACCCCTGACACCCTGCTGCCGCCCCATCGCGTCGACTACCCCGGGTATCTCGACCAGGACGGCTATCTCGCGCTGCACTACGCAGCGGCCGACCGGGACCGGGCCCAGCGCGCACTGCTCGCGACGCCGCTGACCGGTCTGGGCGGCGCTCACTTCCCCTTCGCCCGCAAGGTCGAGTCCGCACTGGCCACGGCCGGACCGCGCGTGGTGGTGTGCAATGCCGCCGAAGACGAACCGGGCAGCCGAAAGGATCGGGCGCTACTGCTGGGCAACCCGCACGTCGTCCTCGAGGGTGTGCTGATCGCGGCGATCACGCTCGACGCCCGCGACGTCGTCCTCTACGTCAGCGACACCGCGCAGGAGGAATGCGACAGCATCACCCGTGCCGTCGACGAGGTGCGCCAACGCTTTCCGTTCGTCGCGGTGCGGATCGTGCGTGCCGACCCCCGGTACGTCTCCGGTGAGGCGACCGCGGCGGTGGACGCCATCAACGGAGGTGACGGCAGGCCCACGGGGCAACCACCGTTCCCGACCGAGAGCGGCGTCGCCGGCCTGCCGACACTGGTGGCCAACTGCGAGACGCTCGCCAACCTTCCGCGCATCGTCCGAGCCGCGTGGGATGAACGCCCCGCCACCTGGACGCGGCTGGCCACTGTCAGCGGTGACGTCACGGCCCCCGGCGTCTTCGAGATCGACCCCGGGACCGATACGTTCAACGACCTGTTCGCACGCGCCGGCGGCCTCACCGGATCTGGCCACCTGAAGGCGTTCCAGCCCGGCGGGCCCTCGACACGGTTCCTGCCCGCCGACAGCGCCGACATCCCCATCGCCGACACGGCAATTCGTGCCGCAGGGTCTCAACCGGGATGCCTGGCGGTGCGGGTCCTCGCGACCGACACGTGCATCGTCGAGATCTGCGAGGAGATCACCGGCTTCTTCAGCAGGGAGCAGTGCGGCCAATGTCCGCCCTGCCGCATGAAGACCCAGACCTATCACCGAACGCTGCAGCAGGTCCTACGACAGAAGGGACCCGACGACCTGCTCGGCAGGCTCGGCGTCGTCGACGAGTTCGTCGCCGACATGCCGCGCAAGTGCTCTTTGATCGACATGCCCACGCCGCCGGTCGAATCCGCCCGCTCATTGTTTCCCGAGGATTTCTCGTCCCACACCGAATACGGCACGTGCGCCCATGCCGAGCCGTTGATCAGCTCACAGATAGGAGCACCGCACCATGGTCAGTGA
- a CDS encoding TetR/AcrR family transcriptional regulator, whose protein sequence is MTTDDATATAPVGREMVSAAILEAAAELFAQRGPAATTIRDIAVEARVNHGLVFRHFGTKDRLVGAVLDHLADGLATLVASDAPSDAIDRAFERHTRVMARTLLDGYPAGTLQSSFPNLARLVADSASAFDDELDARLAIANVVAMQLGWRLFRPFLREGLRLVDVDDDAVAGSIAAGATALLHPR, encoded by the coding sequence GTGACTACGGATGACGCCACCGCCACCGCGCCGGTCGGACGGGAGATGGTGTCGGCCGCGATCCTGGAGGCGGCCGCCGAGCTGTTCGCCCAGCGAGGTCCGGCTGCCACCACGATTCGCGACATCGCCGTCGAGGCTCGCGTCAACCACGGTCTGGTGTTCCGCCACTTCGGCACGAAGGACCGACTCGTCGGGGCCGTACTCGACCATCTCGCCGACGGCTTGGCCACGCTGGTGGCCTCCGATGCGCCATCGGACGCGATCGACCGGGCCTTCGAGCGCCATACGCGGGTGATGGCCCGCACTCTCCTCGACGGGTATCCCGCCGGCACGTTGCAGTCGAGCTTCCCCAATCTCGCGCGCCTGGTCGCCGACTCGGCGTCGGCGTTCGACGACGAGCTGGACGCGCGGTTGGCCATAGCGAATGTCGTTGCGATGCAACTGGGTTGGCGGCTGTTCAGACCGTTCCTACGCGAGGGGTTGCGCCTCGTCGACGTCGACGACGACGCCGTGGCCGGCTCGATCGCAGCGGGGGCGACAGCGCTGCTGCACCCCCGGTGA
- a CDS encoding TauD/TfdA dioxygenase family protein, giving the protein MATRPTITKLGSRIGARIDGVQLSGDTPRAAVDVIRSALLEHRVVFFRGQHHLDDAAQHDFASLLGDPVGHPAAGPLASATAPVITPIDSEYGKATRWHTDVTFVADYPAMSILRAVTLPSYGGSTLWASTAAAYDALPEPLKLLAENAWALHSNRYDYADPADHEGSEQQRALRAAFEKPDFKTEHPVVRVHPETGERTLVAGDFVRGFVGMDAYESRALLDLLQRRITMPENTIRWNWEAGDVAMWDNRATQHRAVDDYDGQYRLMHRVTLAGDVPVDVHGRRSRSVGADGGPRRRTA; this is encoded by the coding sequence ATGGCGACCCGACCCACCATCACCAAGCTCGGCAGCCGCATCGGGGCACGCATCGACGGCGTGCAGCTCAGTGGTGACACGCCCCGCGCCGCGGTCGACGTGATCCGGTCGGCGCTGCTGGAACACCGCGTGGTCTTCTTCCGCGGCCAACATCATCTCGACGACGCCGCGCAACACGACTTCGCCTCGTTGCTGGGCGACCCGGTCGGCCATCCCGCGGCGGGACCGCTGGCCAGTGCCACCGCACCGGTGATCACGCCCATCGACTCCGAGTACGGCAAGGCCACCCGCTGGCACACGGACGTGACCTTCGTCGCCGACTATCCCGCGATGTCCATCCTGCGCGCCGTGACGCTGCCGAGCTACGGCGGCTCGACGTTGTGGGCCTCGACCGCCGCCGCCTACGACGCGTTGCCCGAGCCGCTCAAGCTGCTGGCGGAGAACGCGTGGGCCCTGCACAGCAACCGCTACGACTATGCCGACCCTGCGGACCACGAGGGCAGCGAGCAGCAGCGCGCCCTGCGGGCGGCGTTCGAGAAGCCCGACTTCAAGACCGAACACCCCGTCGTGCGGGTGCATCCCGAGACGGGCGAACGGACCCTGGTCGCGGGGGACTTCGTGCGCGGATTCGTCGGCATGGACGCCTACGAGTCGCGCGCACTGCTGGATCTGTTGCAGCGTCGGATCACCATGCCGGAGAACACGATTCGGTGGAATTGGGAAGCCGGCGACGTCGCGATGTGGGACAACCGCGCCACCCAGCACCGTGCGGTGGACGACTACGACGGCCAGTACCGGCTCATGCATCGCGTCACCTTGGCCGGTGACGTGCCCGTCGACGTCCACGGTCGGCGCAGCCGGTCGGTCGGTGCAGATGGCGGACCTCGGCGACGAACGGCCTGA
- a CDS encoding COG4705 family protein: MPLTPGQYVLRKLPHITALFWAIKILATTLGETAGDFFSQTLGLGTLRAAELLSVILVLFLAIQLRANRFHPALFWLVVVLTSTLGTTISDFINYTSGLGQVTGALILGSGLAFVLLIWWRSGQTLDVENVATLSGEVLFWIAVVFSNSLGTSTGDYLASDQGLGVGLLPAALMLTAAMLVLLAAHYLTRINAMLLFWIAFILTRPWGAEVGNILSFDRDRGGLGWGDAAASAVLVAGLVVLVGYQTLDTRRHPLEPLPLPMNRHTGGPQRPNGKVITVSAN, translated from the coding sequence ATGCCTCTGACGCCCGGTCAGTACGTGTTGCGCAAGCTGCCGCATATCACCGCGTTGTTCTGGGCGATCAAGATCCTGGCCACCACACTGGGTGAGACTGCCGGGGACTTCTTCTCCCAGACTCTGGGTCTGGGTACCCTTCGTGCCGCCGAACTGCTCTCGGTAATCCTGGTGCTCTTCTTGGCAATCCAATTGCGTGCCAACCGATTTCACCCAGCACTGTTCTGGCTCGTGGTGGTGCTCACCAGCACGCTGGGCACCACGATCTCGGACTTCATCAACTACACCTCCGGTCTCGGACAAGTCACCGGCGCGCTGATCCTGGGCAGCGGGTTGGCATTTGTGCTGCTGATCTGGTGGCGCAGCGGCCAAACCCTCGACGTCGAAAACGTCGCCACCCTCTCCGGAGAGGTGCTGTTTTGGATCGCCGTGGTGTTCTCCAACAGCTTGGGTACGTCCACGGGGGACTACCTGGCGAGCGACCAGGGGCTGGGCGTCGGGCTACTGCCCGCTGCGTTGATGTTGACCGCGGCGATGCTGGTGCTGTTGGCCGCGCACTACCTCACCAGGATCAACGCGATGCTGCTGTTCTGGATCGCATTCATCCTGACCCGACCCTGGGGGGCCGAGGTCGGAAACATCCTCAGCTTCGACCGCGATCGCGGCGGGTTGGGGTGGGGTGACGCGGCCGCGTCCGCCGTGTTGGTCGCCGGGTTGGTGGTCTTGGTGGGCTACCAAACCCTCGACACCCGGCGTCATCCCCTCGAGCCGTTACCGCTGCCGATGAACCGTCACACCGGAGGACCGCAGCGGCCCAACGGCAAGGTCATCACCGTCTCAGCCAACTGA
- a CDS encoding cyclase family protein produces MTTTEPDTTARSYPKFGPEIMKRPVRVVDLTREIFEGMPMWFGHQKTFINTNQTHEQFKTTYNTHLGFEAHNLLISEHAGTHTDAVFEYDPNGPTIDASPLEYYYGEAICLDLRSVKYPDYITPADLEAAEAASGQQIRKGDTVLLYTGYGDSTYPDLAYTEKHTGLNRDAAIWLAEKGVVNIAVDNVAIDHADDTDFSGHVVCGEYGIVNTEGLTNLHQVVNQRFLYFGLPLFIRKGTGSPIRAVAVFQD; encoded by the coding sequence GTGACCACCACTGAACCCGACACGACGGCACGCAGCTACCCGAAGTTCGGCCCCGAAATCATGAAGCGTCCCGTGCGCGTCGTCGACCTCACCCGCGAGATCTTCGAAGGCATGCCGATGTGGTTCGGCCACCAGAAGACCTTCATCAACACCAACCAGACCCACGAGCAGTTCAAGACCACCTACAACACCCACCTCGGATTCGAGGCGCACAACCTGTTGATCAGCGAGCACGCCGGTACTCACACCGACGCCGTCTTCGAGTACGACCCCAACGGCCCCACCATCGATGCGTCGCCGCTGGAGTACTACTACGGCGAGGCGATCTGCCTGGACCTCAGATCGGTGAAGTATCCCGACTACATCACCCCCGCCGACCTCGAGGCTGCAGAGGCGGCAAGCGGGCAGCAGATTCGCAAGGGCGACACCGTCCTTCTCTACACGGGATACGGCGACTCCACCTACCCCGACCTCGCCTACACCGAGAAGCACACCGGCCTCAACCGCGATGCCGCAATCTGGTTGGCCGAGAAGGGCGTCGTCAACATCGCCGTCGACAACGTCGCGATCGACCACGCCGACGACACCGACTTCTCCGGACACGTGGTGTGCGGCGAGTACGGGATCGTCAACACCGAGGGACTCACCAACCTGCATCAGGTGGTGAATCAGCGGTTCCTGTACTTCGGGCTACCGCTCTTCATCCGCAAGGGCACGGGTTCGCCCATCCGCGCGGTCGCCGTGTTCCAAGACTGA
- a CDS encoding superoxide dismutase — protein sequence MAEYTLPDLDYDYGALEPHISGRINEIHHGKHHATYVKGVNDAMGRLEEARAAGDHAAIFLNEKNLAFHLGGHVNHSIWWKNLSPDGGGEPAGDLATAIDDQFGSFEKFKAQFTAAANGLQGSGWAVLGYDTLGHTLLTFQLYDQQANVPLGIIPLLQVDMWEHAYYLQYQNVKADYVTAFWNVVNWADVQNRFTAATTKTDGLIF from the coding sequence GTGGCCGAGTACACCCTGCCCGACCTGGACTATGACTATGGCGCACTCGAGCCCCACATCTCGGGGCGCATCAACGAGATTCACCACGGCAAGCACCACGCCACCTACGTCAAGGGCGTCAACGACGCCATGGGGAGACTCGAGGAAGCGCGAGCCGCGGGCGACCACGCGGCGATCTTCCTCAACGAGAAGAACCTGGCATTCCACCTCGGCGGGCACGTCAACCACTCCATCTGGTGGAAGAACCTCTCCCCCGACGGCGGTGGCGAACCCGCGGGCGATCTGGCCACCGCCATCGACGACCAGTTCGGCTCGTTCGAGAAGTTCAAGGCCCAGTTCACCGCCGCTGCCAACGGTCTCCAGGGTTCGGGGTGGGCGGTGTTGGGTTACGACACCCTCGGGCACACACTGCTGACCTTCCAGCTCTATGACCAGCAGGCCAACGTGCCGCTGGGGATCATCCCGCTGCTGCAGGTGGACATGTGGGAGCACGCCTACTACCTGCAGTACCAGAACGTGAAGGCCGACTACGTGACGGCGTTCTGGAACGTCGTGAACTGGGCCGACGTGCAGAACCGCTTCACCGCGGCCACCACCAAGACCGACGGCTTGATCTTCTAG
- a CDS encoding RidA family protein: MTQLADAPGPAERQRLMPRGSWDWHIPTPFSQGWRVDNLLFVGGQLSADEHGNVLGEGDIEVQTRNVFDAVTRVLAEGGATWRDVVKMNTYYVCEEKGDAVREFWEKMTQVRLQYLPTPGPAGTAVRVAGLMYDGFLIEVEAIAVIGSGSITATS, translated from the coding sequence ATGACGCAACTCGCAGACGCACCCGGACCCGCCGAACGGCAACGGCTGATGCCGCGGGGATCCTGGGACTGGCACATTCCCACGCCCTTCTCCCAGGGATGGCGGGTCGACAATCTGTTGTTCGTGGGTGGCCAGCTGTCCGCCGACGAGCACGGCAACGTGCTGGGGGAGGGGGACATCGAAGTGCAGACCCGCAACGTCTTCGATGCCGTCACAAGGGTTCTCGCGGAGGGTGGGGCGACGTGGCGCGACGTCGTCAAGATGAACACCTACTACGTGTGCGAGGAGAAGGGCGATGCCGTGAGGGAGTTTTGGGAGAAGATGACCCAGGTTCGTCTGCAATATCTGCCCACCCCCGGCCCCGCGGGCACTGCGGTACGCGTCGCCGGTCTGATGTACGACGGATTCCTCATCGAGGTCGAGGCGATCGCCGTGATCGGTAGCGGGTCCATCACGGCCACCTCGTGA
- the nicT gene encoding Nickel transporter NicT, which yields MVTAELGEESTGLTRFRRSLSRADKRSLFGMYGFIVFLHVAGFVTLFAFVVPHNYHLGGDHPIFTVGVGVLAYTFGLRHAFDADHIAAVDNTTRKLIADEAAIGGDKKPLSVGFWFSLGHSTIVFALSFLLALGVKALVGPVEDDNSTLHTVTGMIGPSVSGIFLWVLGILNLVALLGILKVFRDMRRGSYDEAALEKHLDSRGFMNRFLGGLTKSVRKPWHIYPIGVLFGLGFDTATEVGLLVLAGGAAAFSLPFYAVLVLPILFAAGMCLMDTTDGVFMNYAYGWAFAKPVRKIFYNLTITSISVAVALIIGTIELIGVLADRLKIDSGPLAAIASIDLDYVGYGIVALFVISWLAALAIWRFGRIEERWSHSVAS from the coding sequence GTGGTGACCGCCGAGCTCGGCGAGGAGTCGACCGGCCTCACCCGGTTCCGCCGCAGCCTCAGCCGCGCCGACAAGCGGTCGCTCTTCGGGATGTACGGGTTCATCGTCTTCCTGCACGTCGCCGGCTTCGTGACCCTCTTCGCCTTCGTCGTTCCGCACAACTACCACCTCGGTGGCGATCACCCGATCTTCACCGTCGGTGTCGGCGTGCTGGCGTACACGTTCGGGCTGCGCCACGCGTTCGACGCCGATCACATCGCCGCCGTGGACAACACCACCCGCAAGCTCATCGCTGACGAGGCCGCGATCGGCGGCGACAAGAAGCCCCTGTCGGTGGGGTTCTGGTTCTCACTCGGGCACTCCACGATCGTCTTCGCGCTGTCCTTCCTGCTCGCGCTCGGAGTCAAGGCGTTGGTCGGACCCGTCGAGGACGACAACTCCACCCTGCACACCGTCACCGGCATGATCGGTCCCTCGGTGTCCGGGATCTTCCTGTGGGTGTTGGGCATCCTCAATCTCGTCGCCCTGCTCGGCATCCTCAAGGTGTTCCGCGACATGCGCCGCGGCAGCTACGACGAAGCCGCTCTCGAGAAGCACCTGGACTCACGGGGTTTCATGAATCGCTTCCTCGGCGGGTTGACCAAGTCCGTGCGCAAGCCGTGGCACATCTATCCGATCGGCGTGCTCTTCGGGCTCGGCTTCGACACCGCCACCGAAGTCGGTCTACTCGTCTTGGCCGGCGGCGCGGCCGCCTTCAGCTTGCCGTTCTATGCCGTGCTCGTACTGCCGATCCTGTTCGCCGCGGGAATGTGTCTGATGGACACCACGGACGGCGTGTTCATGAACTACGCCTACGGTTGGGCCTTCGCCAAGCCGGTGCGAAAGATCTTCTACAACTTGACGATTACGTCGATCTCCGTGGCCGTGGCGTTGATCATCGGGACCATCGAACTCATCGGCGTCCTGGCCGATCGACTCAAGATCGACTCCGGCCCGCTCGCCGCCATCGCCAGCATCGACCTGGACTACGTCGGCTACGGCATCGTCGCTCTGTTCGTCATCTCGTGGCTCGCTGCGCTGGCCATCTGGCGGTTCGGACGGATCGAGGAGCGCTGGTCGCACAGCGTCGCCAGCTGA
- a CDS encoding M20/M25/M40 family metallo-hydrolase has translation MTAPASSVVQLTQQLLRIDTTNPGRAERPAAELVADHLTALGCTVRWFEPEPGRTSVVTRIPGARRELPALLLHAHLDVVPAIEGDWARDPFGGELVDGYLWGRGAVDMKGTVGIVVDTLTTMHHRGQQPNRDLVVAFFADEEAGGRVGAGYVTRECPELFADCAEAIGEVGGFSHTLSDDHRAYLVSTAEKGVWWSRMVADGRAGHASMINPDNPVHHLVAALSRVAGHAGQDISTASTTATFERLRDVLALPDATTEELVDRLGPLKKMMLAGLRNTVNLTQLRAGYKTNVVPATAEATIDGRFVPGTEDDFREELVRLAGGHVRLEEIYRGAAVESRLDSALLEAIGSSLRAEDDTAFVLPYLSTAFTDAKWLAPLGIDCYGFAPMLLPDDLDFTALFHGVDERVPTSALDFGVRVFDRLLSSY, from the coding sequence GTGACCGCTCCCGCCAGTTCCGTCGTCCAACTGACCCAGCAGCTGCTCCGCATCGACACCACGAACCCTGGACGTGCCGAGAGGCCCGCCGCCGAACTGGTGGCCGACCACCTGACCGCGCTCGGGTGCACGGTGCGGTGGTTCGAACCCGAACCGGGTCGCACCAGCGTCGTCACGAGGATCCCCGGTGCGCGTCGGGAGCTCCCTGCCCTGCTCCTGCACGCCCACCTCGACGTGGTACCGGCGATCGAAGGGGATTGGGCGCGTGACCCGTTCGGCGGTGAACTGGTCGACGGCTACCTGTGGGGTCGGGGTGCCGTCGACATGAAGGGCACCGTCGGGATCGTCGTCGACACCCTGACCACGATGCACCACCGCGGCCAGCAGCCGAACCGGGACCTGGTGGTCGCCTTCTTCGCCGACGAGGAAGCCGGGGGACGGGTCGGGGCCGGCTACGTCACACGTGAATGCCCGGAGCTGTTCGCCGACTGCGCCGAAGCCATCGGTGAAGTGGGCGGATTCAGCCACACCCTGTCCGACGACCACCGCGCCTACCTGGTGTCCACCGCCGAGAAGGGAGTGTGGTGGTCCCGGATGGTGGCCGACGGCCGTGCCGGTCATGCCAGCATGATCAACCCCGACAACCCCGTCCACCACCTGGTGGCCGCACTGTCGCGAGTGGCCGGTCATGCGGGACAGGACATTTCGACGGCGTCGACCACGGCGACGTTCGAACGACTACGCGACGTGCTGGCGCTCCCCGACGCCACCACCGAGGAGCTCGTCGATCGACTCGGCCCACTCAAGAAGATGATGCTCGCCGGCTTGCGCAACACCGTGAACCTCACCCAACTGCGAGCCGGGTACAAGACCAATGTCGTGCCCGCCACTGCCGAAGCCACCATCGACGGTCGCTTCGTCCCGGGCACCGAAGACGACTTCCGGGAGGAACTCGTCCGACTAGCTGGCGGTCACGTTCGCCTCGAGGAGATCTACCGCGGGGCGGCCGTCGAGTCCCGTCTGGACTCGGCGCTGCTGGAGGCCATCGGCTCCAGCCTGCGCGCCGAAGACGACACCGCGTTCGTCCTGCCCTACCTCAGCACTGCGTTCACCGATGCCAAATGGCTTGCGCCCCTTGGCATCGACTGCTATGGCTTCGCGCCGATGCTCCTACCCGACGACCTGGACTTCACCGCGCTGTTCCATGGGGTCGACGAACGCGTGCCCACCAGCGCGCTGGACTTCGGCGTCCGTGTCTTCGACCGCCTGCTGAGCAGCTATTGA